A single Phycisphaerae bacterium DNA region contains:
- a CDS encoding response regulator transcription factor, translating into MAKSKTRILIVDDHPVLRRGLSELLRQQADLEVCGQMEGVAEAVRFCRAESPDLVLIDMSLKDGHGLDLIKELKTLRQPPKMLVISMYEQASYAERALRAGARGYLPKSEAADEIIAAIRTVLAGGVYVNKHMTEQLLHSMVGGPSGAGRAPEDVLSDRELQVFESLGQGLGTREISERLSLGYKTVDSYRQHIKQKLGLTDGNELIFRAILWAHGDKR; encoded by the coding sequence ATGGCGAAGTCCAAGACTCGAATTCTGATCGTGGACGACCATCCGGTTCTGCGGCGCGGTCTCTCCGAGTTGCTTCGGCAACAGGCGGACCTGGAGGTGTGCGGACAGATGGAGGGCGTGGCGGAAGCGGTGCGCTTCTGTCGCGCGGAGAGTCCGGACCTTGTGCTGATTGACATGTCACTCAAGGATGGCCACGGGCTGGATCTCATCAAGGAACTCAAGACGCTACGGCAGCCGCCGAAAATGCTGGTGATCTCGATGTACGAGCAGGCCTCGTACGCGGAGCGGGCGCTGCGGGCGGGGGCCCGGGGCTATCTGCCTAAATCGGAGGCGGCGGACGAGATCATCGCGGCGATCCGCACGGTTCTGGCGGGCGGGGTCTATGTGAACAAGCACATGACGGAACAACTGCTGCACTCGATGGTGGGGGGCCCGTCGGGCGCCGGCCGCGCGCCGGAGGACGTGCTCTCGGATCGCGAGCTGCAGGTCTTCGAATCGCTCGGCCAGGGGCTGGGCACGCGCGAGATCAGCGAGCGACTATCCCTGGGATACAAGACCGTCGATTCCTACCGCCAACACATCAAGCAAAAGCTCGGGTTGACCGACGGCAATGAACTCATCTTCCGCGCTATCCTCTGGGCGCACGGCGACAAGCGGTAA
- a CDS encoding DUF2934 domain-containing protein, with protein sequence MTPATECVRSRSKGEGASEQTVQAPSPPVLPDPTQRGEDMAVDEVLQKLRKRSDRILPPAPTTIPSVPDQETIRARAYEIYEQRVATGRFGDAGSDWQQAEAELTTDKAPISVRPDKIGRA encoded by the coding sequence ATGACTCCGGCAACGGAGTGCGTCCGTTCCCGCTCCAAAGGAGAGGGGGCGTCTGAACAGACCGTTCAGGCGCCTTCTCCTCCCGTTTTGCCCGACCCGACGCAACGCGGTGAGGACATGGCCGTGGATGAAGTATTACAGAAGCTGAGAAAACGGTCGGACCGCATCCTTCCGCCGGCGCCAACGACCATCCCGTCTGTTCCGGATCAGGAAACGATCCGGGCGCGGGCCTATGAGATTTATGAGCAGCGCGTCGCGACCGGGCGGTTTGGCGACGCGGGTTCCGACTGGCAACAGGCGGAAGCTGAGTTGACGACGGACAAGGCCCCAATTTCAGTGCGACCGGACAAGATCGGTCGGGCCTGA